A window of the Cicer arietinum cultivar CDC Frontier isolate Library 1 chromosome 6, Cicar.CDCFrontier_v2.0, whole genome shotgun sequence genome harbors these coding sequences:
- the LOC101512424 gene encoding rhodanese-like domain-containing protein 8, chloroplastic, with amino-acid sequence MRWCSEAISVSGAHALAPASLLCNTSSVFQFQKSFLKLKFNNTFSSSSLTHRKPLAAQAQASIPRDDFDFVVVNFYHFVFIKDPQEEVAKHLSFLELEGLDIHGRVYLNEQGINAQYSGPSKDALAYVNWIKEDDRFSSILIQISPSEIGHAFPTLKLRYKPSLVQFKGRISHLPLLDPSMRALPLTPSEWRDRLEAINKNDLQSKDYPNRNYILLDVRNGYEWDIGHFRGAQRPNVDCFRSTSFGLSQGETTSSDPLSNVDKENANILMYCTGGIRCDVYSTILRQHGFQNLYTLKGGVSHYIKNEGPAEWVGNLFVFDSRLSLPPPVYYPQATAEGGTTLVSGDGKFAKCYTCNAGVSELRHRNCANLDCNLLFLCCRKCVKDLRGCCCLTCTTATRLRPILNGDQRYRKWHTYRDLDLQGNIKISTSSPVLTTPQIHLK; translated from the exons ATGAGGTGGTGCAGTGAGGCTATCTCAGTGTCGGGTGCACATGCTCTCGCTCCTGCATCCTTACTCTGCAACACAAGTTCGGTGTTTCAATTCCAAAAGTCTTTcttgaaattaaaattcaataacaCCTTTTCTTCTAGCTCTCTCACCCATCGGAAGCCGTTGGCTGCTCAAGCACAAGCGTCAATTCCAAGGgatgattttgattttgtggtCGTTAATTTCTACCATTTTGTGTTCATCAAAGACCCACAAGAAGAAGTCGCCAAACACCTCTCTTTCTTGGAATTGGAG GGGCTAGACATCCATGGAAGAGTCTATTTGAATGAACAAGGGATCAATGCGCAG TATAGTGGGCCATCAAAAGATGCTCTGGCGTATGTCAACTGGATAAAAGAGGACGACAGGTTTTCTTCCATCCTGATTCAGATATCTCCATCAGAAATTGGACATGCCTTTCCAACATTGAAGTTGCGGTATAAGCCTTCATTAGTACAG TTTAAAGGTCGCATATCGCATCTTCCATTGCTCGATCCTTCAATGCGAGCATTGCCTTTAACACCTTCAGAATGGAGAGATAGATTAGAAGCTATCAATAAAAATGATCTGCAATCAAAAGATTATCCTAACAGGAATTACATTCTATTGGATGTGAGAAATG GATATGAGTGGGACATTGGACATTTTCGTGGAGCTCAACGGCCTAATGTGGACTGCTTTAGGAGCACTTCATTTGGACTGTCTCAGGGAGAG ACGACTTCTTCAGATCCTTTatcaaatgttgataaagaaaatgcAAACATATTGATGTATTGTACAGGAGGGATTCGCTGTGATGTGTATTCTACAATACTAAG GCAGCATGGATTTCAGAATTTGTATACCTTGAAGGGAGGTGTTTCTCACTATATAAAGAATGAAGGTCCTGCAGAATGGGTTggaaatttatttgtatttgactcTCGATTGTCTCTTCCTCCTCCTGTTTACTATCCTCAGGCCACAGCTGAAGGTGGGACGACTCTGGTTTCTGGAGATGGTAAGTTCGCAAAATGCTACACATGTAATGCGGGAGTCAGTGAACTGAGACATCGGAATTGTGCGAATCTTGACTGTAATTTGCTTTTTCT ATGCTGCAGAAAATGTGTAAAAGATCTAAGAGGATGTTGTTGTTTGACTTGCACTACTGCTACTCGACTTAGACCTATTTTAAATGGGGACCAGAGATACAGAAAATGGCACACCTATCGTGACTTGGATTTGCAAGGCAAcataaaaatttcaacttcatcGCCCGTATTAACGACACCACAAATTCATCTTAAATAA
- the LOC113787159 gene encoding LOW QUALITY PROTEIN: ATP synthase subunit a (The sequence of the model RefSeq protein was modified relative to this genomic sequence to represent the inferred CDS: deleted 1 base in 1 codon) — translation MIPYYFPRFDSIGSDTSSSSHHFYNQSTTTISDSSLKSSETSAPSNYDSHGIFEDIGLDLSINIPSPLEQFEIIPILPMKIGDLYFSFTNPSLFMLLTLSLVLLLVHFVTKKGGGKSVPNAWQSLVELIYDFVPNLVNEQIGGNVKQQYFPCFSVTFTFSLFCNPQGMIPYSFTVTSHFIITLGLSFSIFIGITIVGFQRNGLHFLSLSLPAGVPLPLAPFLVLLELIPHCFRALSSGIRLFANMMAGHSSVKILSGGSAWTMLCMNDLLYFIGDLGPLFIVLALTGPELGVAISQAHVFTISICIYLNDATNLHQTCLLFI, via the exons ATGATTCCTTATTATTTCCCTAGGTTTGATTCGATTGGGAGTGATACATCCTCCAGTTCTCACCATTTTTATAATCAATCTACGACGACTATTTCCGATTCTAGTTTAAAATCGTCCGAAACTTCGGCTCCTTCTAATTACGATAGTCATGGTATTTTTGAGGAT ATCGGTCTTGACCTGTCTATCAACATCCCCAGCCCTCTGGAACAATTTGAGATAATCCCTATTCTTCCTATGAAGATAGGGGACTTGTATTTCTCATTCACAAATCCCTCTTTGTTTATGCTGCTCACTCTAAGTTTGGTCTTACTGCTGGTTCATTTTGTTACTAAAAAGGGAGGAGGAAAGTCAGTACCTAATGCTTGGCAATCCTTGGTAGAGCTTATTTATGATTTCGTGCCGAACCTGGTAAACGAACAAATAGGTGGAAATGTAAAACAACAGTATTTCCCTTGCTTCTCGGTCACTTTTACTTTTTCGTTATTTTGTAATCCCCAGGGTATGATACCTTATAGCTTCACAGTTACAAGTCATTTTATCATTACTTTGGGTCTCTCATTTTCGATTTTTATTGGCATTACTATAGTGGGATTTCAAAGAAATGGGCTTCATTTTTTAAGCTTATCATTACCCGCAGGAGTGCCACTGCCGTTAGCACCTTTTTTAGTACTCCTTGAGCTAATCCCTCATTGTTTTCGCGCATTAAGCTCAGGAATACGTTTATTTGCTAATATGATGGCCGGTCATAGTTCAGTAAAGATTTTAAGTGG TGGGTCCGCTTGGACTATGCTATGTATGAatgatcttttatatttcatAGGAGATCTTGGTCCTTTATTTATAGTTCTTGCATTAACCGGTCCGGAATTAGGTGTAGCTATATCACAAGCTCATGTTTTTACGATCTCAATCTGTATTTACTTGAATGATGCTACAAATCTCCATCAAACTTgcttgttatttatttaa